One genomic segment of Nonomuraea coxensis DSM 45129 includes these proteins:
- a CDS encoding type I polyketide synthase, whose protein sequence is MRTVDVNDDIEGPGSDIAIVGMSGRFPGASGVAELWSAVRAGRSGITRFGDDELRAAGVPEETLADPAYVKAAPVIDGVELFDAAFFGFGPKEAQILDPQHRLFLEHSWAALEDAGCDPKRFDGAIGVFGGCAHSSYLQNNLVPSGVGAVMGELALGLANDKDSLTTRVAHALGLSGPSYGVQSYCSTSLVAVCAAATSLAGFECDLALAGGVAVNVPHRVGYLYQQGGIAPPDGECRAFDAGGLGSPLGSGVGVVALRRLEDALADGDQIYAVIRGWAVNNDAGRKVGFTAPGVQGQAAVMAEALASADLTPADIDYVETHGTGTALGDAAELAALQQVFRGQSLLLGSVKTNVGHLDRAAGVTNLIKAALALCHDEIPPTLNLSEPNPQLASGEAALEVVTRLRSWPREAGRTRRAGVSAFGIGGTNAHVVLEEAPLVPRTEEPARPEPLVWSARTAEAADAMTARLAAHLEGGGSGQRLADVAHTLQTGRQVFGHRRTLVAATPAEAAAALREGAALSRTESRGDRPVAFLVAGTGEQYPGLAEELYRSEPVFRETLDRCRAGLRRHLRDSPDSSGGSPDDGRDPLAEMLAPRARPGGDGLGRLLGRAPAAGAVPTEILQPALFAVEYALASLVLSWGVRPAALAGYSLGEYVAATLSGVLTLDDALALVAHRARLIGELPAGAMSAVPLPAADLAERLRRAGITGLDVGAVSGPALTVLSGEPDAMRAARELLEADAVPCRPLATTHAFHSRMMEPVRDRLTAWIAENVTLRAPSVPYVSNVTGRLVTAEQAGDPAYWGEHMCAPVQFDAVLETLLTLDGEAALLEIGPGRSLGAMARGHRACPPERWPLIVATLPGADDPRAAREVLAEAAGRLWLAGAPIDWSGYRQDRPVAKVALPTYPFQRARYWIDPPTPGSTAGGPSAAATTDTPAGPGARGAAEGGGAVAGGAAGLGASGPAAASGADAAQDAGGGAHVRLMVPRWTPAPLPPPPATSAVSPLPGGIRDVAGGCVVLAADAASAEPVAAALRAAGTEAVTVLPGPGFAATAEGVTIDPESAADHAALARHLREAAVVLDLRLLTRSEGEGHADGRDTVLPAARLLHAWGEEGGDGTRVVLVTRGGQAVLAGEVPDPGQAAAATLPTVANQEYLTLDCAAVDVAPDATPEEVAGFLAAEARGPGAGGGTFIACRDGVRLVREHAEAGPGEDPPAPGIRPGRTYVITGGLGDVGLLIAGHLVRAGADRLVLTGRGGLPDDEDDPRHRAVQRLRASGAEVLTPRVDVTDPAAMRDALAGALDGGGRIGGVVHAAAETSPATFLPLRDLDGPAVARHFAAKVTGALVLERVLAELGETPEFCVLFSSTSALLGGITFGSYAAANAALTALAHRNPGWVAASWDTWQVTLDRLDGGLGAAMAAHAMTAGDALAAFDRLLPAARPDVVVAAGGLADRLPGRTAPVAQGPRDRFPRPELPQPYAPPLTQAERDLAGLWSEVLGVEPVGTRDNFFDLGGNSLVALQMLALVKQRFGVAVPTVVLFEAPTVHTLAAVIGERAAAPRPEPAPRAVDTPRPPADAGPGEDDRRIAVVGMAGRFPGAPDVQTFWRNLRDGAESISFFSEEELLAAGVAAEQLRDPAYVPARPVLDDVAGFDAAFFGMSPRMAAITDPQQRAFLEVCWEALEQAGYAAPEHRGRVGVFGGSNISTYLLRQTARLLGGGHQEFSDFEVIMGNDKDALPTTVSYLFDLHGPSVAVQTFCSTSLVAAHLAVQSLRNGECELALAGGVSIRVPDRVGHLYGPGGQESPDGHVRTFDAAAKGSMFGDGAAVVLLKRLPDAVRDGDHIWAVIRGSAMNNDGALKVGYTAPSVVGQARVIADAMADAGVTGDDISYVEAHGTATELGDPIEVAALTRAFGPTSAKGYCPIGSVKTNVGHLDRAAGASGLIKTSLALREGVIPASLHFTAPNPEIDFDDSPFYVNTELSPWRTRGTRPRIAGLNSLGMGGTNVHMVVEQPPERAAGGAEGRRFHVLPVSARTAAAAGQACDRLARHLADAPDVRLADVAYTLQVGRKTFEHRRAVVAGGAAAAATALGGEAGPMGRVDTVQGRPVAFLLAGVGEQYPGLAADLHRHEPAFRAALDECLDLLGESVPGLAALLLGERGEAGASVAAALERTEVVQPALFAVEYALARTLVSWGLRPSLMLGYSLGEYVAATLAGVLSLKDALSLVTHRARLIAGLPAGAMLAVSLPADALRRRFQLDGRGLDVAAANGPQVTVVAGPPDAVARLADDLGAAGVPCRPLETTHAFHSRMLEPLTGELTRWVEANVRLNAPALPYVSNVTGGVADAALVRDPGYWARHMCGTVRFADGVERLLADPELAVVEIGPGQSLGALVRGAGCPPERWPLIAATLPAAADARPADQVLADCLARLWLCGVTVDWDTYHGRTGEPGQDAGALPGRVPLPTYPFQRQRHWIEPPKAARTVEAEPDDLFEAITSLPKLPEEDWLHLPVWRQSAPPAPAPDGEGPWLVLTRDGLADAAAERLLATGADAVLVRPGDAYRATPEGGTVRPGHAADLRALLRDLRAAGRAPSRVLHLWTLEPGPDTVAYGLHTLVALARAAGESGITEWSLDVAVSGTQEVTGGDAVHPEAATLTGPCLVIPLEYPKVATRLIDLPAGPGPRDLDALAAELARPRADRVVALRRGRRWLPGYERLPVQEPAGAEPFRDEGVYLITGGLGGIALGLAACLARDHRARLVLLARHGLPPRDRWPALLAGTGEAESDPVRRRVAQVAELIELGAEVEIVTGDAADPGDVRRAVETALTRFGALHGVLHAAGVPGMGLMQFKRPEELDQVLAPKVAGTLALAEALRVGEPGEIELDFLVLFSSITSATGGGPGQVDYCAANAFLDAYAAKLAATGRRVVAVDWGEWTWNAWEAGLDGYDEALRAFFKDNRARIGIGFPDGWRALRRALATGEPRVVVSTQDFATLVRGSSMFTLEAVTAPAAAGASGTPHPRPELLTAYQEPSGPAEEAVAAIWRESLRLDRVGAADNFFELGGNSLLGVTIVAAVRAAFELDELPPHILYEAPTVTALSRTVEALRAGTAPAFADADGGSQVRAQLRRSGLEASAARRRGRQPQESTP, encoded by the coding sequence ATGAGAACGGTAGACGTGAACGACGACATCGAAGGCCCCGGCAGCGACATCGCGATCGTCGGGATGTCCGGCCGCTTCCCCGGCGCGTCCGGCGTCGCCGAGCTCTGGTCGGCCGTCCGGGCGGGCCGCTCCGGGATCACCCGCTTCGGTGACGACGAGCTGCGCGCCGCCGGGGTGCCTGAGGAGACGCTGGCCGATCCCGCGTACGTCAAGGCCGCCCCCGTCATCGACGGCGTCGAGCTGTTCGACGCCGCCTTCTTCGGCTTCGGCCCCAAGGAGGCGCAGATCCTCGACCCGCAGCACCGGCTCTTCCTGGAGCACAGCTGGGCCGCGCTGGAGGACGCGGGCTGCGACCCCAAGCGGTTCGACGGGGCGATCGGCGTGTTCGGCGGCTGCGCCCACAGCTCGTACCTGCAGAACAACCTGGTGCCCAGCGGCGTCGGCGCCGTCATGGGCGAGCTCGCGCTCGGCCTCGCCAACGACAAGGACTCGCTCACCACCCGCGTCGCGCACGCGCTCGGGCTGTCCGGCCCCAGCTACGGCGTCCAGAGCTACTGCTCCACCTCCCTCGTCGCGGTCTGCGCGGCGGCCACCAGCCTCGCCGGGTTCGAGTGCGACCTGGCACTGGCCGGCGGCGTCGCCGTCAACGTCCCTCACCGCGTCGGCTACCTGTACCAGCAGGGCGGCATCGCGCCGCCGGACGGCGAGTGCCGCGCCTTCGACGCGGGCGGGCTCGGCAGCCCGCTCGGCAGCGGCGTCGGCGTCGTCGCGCTGCGCCGCCTGGAGGACGCGCTCGCCGACGGCGACCAGATCTACGCCGTCATCCGCGGCTGGGCGGTCAACAACGACGCCGGGCGCAAGGTCGGCTTCACCGCCCCCGGCGTGCAGGGGCAGGCCGCCGTCATGGCCGAGGCCCTGGCCAGCGCCGACCTGACGCCCGCCGACATCGACTACGTCGAGACGCACGGCACCGGCACCGCCCTCGGCGACGCCGCCGAACTGGCCGCGTTGCAGCAGGTGTTCCGCGGCCAGTCGCTGCTGCTCGGCTCGGTCAAGACCAACGTCGGCCACCTCGACAGGGCGGCCGGCGTCACCAACCTCATCAAGGCCGCGCTCGCCCTCTGCCACGACGAGATCCCGCCCACGCTCAACCTGTCCGAGCCCAACCCGCAGCTCGCCTCCGGCGAGGCCGCGCTGGAGGTCGTCACCCGGCTGCGGAGCTGGCCGCGCGAGGCGGGCAGGACCCGCAGGGCGGGGGTGAGCGCGTTCGGCATCGGCGGCACCAACGCGCACGTCGTGCTGGAGGAGGCGCCGCTGGTGCCGCGTACCGAGGAGCCGGCCAGACCCGAGCCGCTCGTCTGGTCCGCCCGTACGGCCGAGGCCGCCGACGCGATGACCGCCCGCCTCGCCGCCCACCTCGAAGGCGGCGGCAGCGGGCAGCGGCTGGCCGACGTGGCCCACACCCTGCAGACCGGCCGCCAGGTGTTCGGCCACCGCAGGACGCTGGTCGCCGCCACCCCCGCCGAGGCCGCCGCCGCGCTGCGCGAGGGGGCCGCGCTCAGCCGTACGGAGAGCCGCGGCGACCGGCCCGTGGCCTTCCTCGTCGCCGGGACGGGCGAGCAGTACCCGGGGCTGGCCGAGGAGCTGTACCGGTCGGAGCCGGTCTTCCGCGAGACGCTCGACCGCTGCCGCGCCGGGCTGCGCCGCCACCTCCGCGACTCCCCGGACTCCTCCGGCGGCTCTCCTGACGACGGACGTGACCCGCTCGCCGAGATGCTCGCCCCCCGCGCCCGCCCCGGCGGCGACGGGCTCGGCCGCCTGCTCGGCCGCGCCCCCGCCGCCGGCGCCGTCCCCACGGAGATCCTCCAGCCCGCGCTGTTCGCCGTCGAGTACGCCCTGGCGAGCCTCGTCCTGTCCTGGGGCGTCCGGCCCGCCGCGCTCGCCGGCTACAGCCTCGGCGAGTACGTGGCCGCCACCCTGTCCGGCGTCCTGACGCTGGACGACGCCCTCGCCCTCGTCGCCCACCGCGCCCGCCTCATCGGCGAGCTGCCCGCTGGCGCCATGAGCGCGGTCCCGCTGCCCGCCGCCGACCTCGCGGAACGCCTCCGCCGCGCCGGGATCACCGGCCTCGACGTGGGCGCCGTCAGCGGCCCCGCCCTCACGGTCCTGTCCGGCGAGCCGGACGCCATGCGGGCCGCCAGGGAACTCCTCGAGGCCGACGCGGTTCCGTGCCGGCCGCTCGCCACCACGCACGCCTTCCACTCCCGGATGATGGAGCCCGTCAGGGACCGGCTCACCGCGTGGATCGCGGAGAACGTCACGCTTCGCGCGCCCTCCGTGCCGTACGTGTCGAACGTCACCGGCCGGCTCGTCACCGCCGAGCAGGCCGGCGATCCGGCGTACTGGGGCGAGCACATGTGCGCGCCCGTGCAGTTCGACGCCGTCCTGGAGACGCTGCTCACGCTGGACGGCGAGGCGGCGCTGCTGGAGATCGGGCCGGGGCGCTCGCTCGGCGCCATGGCGCGCGGCCACCGCGCCTGCCCGCCCGAACGCTGGCCGCTCATCGTCGCCACCCTGCCCGGGGCGGACGACCCGCGCGCCGCCCGGGAGGTGCTGGCGGAGGCCGCCGGGCGGCTCTGGCTCGCCGGCGCCCCGATCGACTGGTCCGGCTACCGCCAGGACCGGCCGGTCGCCAAGGTCGCCCTCCCCACCTACCCCTTCCAACGCGCCCGCTACTGGATAGACCCCCCCACCCCCGGCTCCACCGCAGGCGGGCCCAGTGCCGCCGCCACCACCGACACCCCCGCCGGGCCAGGCGCGCGTGGCGCCGCTGAGGGCGGCGGTGCTGTCGCTGGTGGCGCTGCCGGGCTGGGCGCGTCCGGCCCCGCGGCCGCGTCCGGCGCTGACGCGGCCCAGGATGCCGGCGGTGGGGCGCATGTGCGGCTGATGGTGCCGCGCTGGACGCCGGCTCCCCTTCCGCCTCCGCCCGCGACCTCCGCCGTCTCGCCCCTTCCCGGCGGCATCCGGGACGTGGCCGGGGGATGTGTGGTGCTGGCGGCGGACGCGGCGAGTGCGGAGCCGGTCGCCGCCGCGCTGCGCGCCGCCGGTACGGAGGCCGTCACCGTCCTGCCGGGGCCCGGCTTCGCCGCGACGGCCGAGGGCGTCACCATCGACCCGGAGTCGGCGGCCGACCACGCCGCGCTGGCCCGGCACCTGCGCGAGGCCGCCGTCGTGCTCGACCTCCGCCTCCTCACCCGTTCTGAAGGCGAGGGGCACGCCGACGGGCGGGACACAGTGCTCCCTGCCGCGCGGCTGCTGCACGCCTGGGGAGAGGAGGGCGGCGACGGGACCCGCGTCGTCCTGGTCACCCGGGGCGGGCAGGCGGTGCTCGCCGGTGAGGTCCCGGACCCTGGGCAGGCCGCCGCCGCGACGCTGCCGACGGTGGCCAATCAGGAGTACCTCACCCTCGACTGCGCCGCCGTCGACGTCGCGCCCGACGCGACCCCCGAGGAGGTGGCCGGGTTCCTGGCGGCCGAGGCGCGGGGTCCCGGCGCCGGTGGCGGTACGTTCATCGCCTGCCGGGACGGCGTCCGGCTGGTGCGCGAGCACGCCGAGGCCGGGCCCGGCGAGGACCCGCCTGCTCCCGGGATCCGTCCCGGCCGCACGTACGTGATCACGGGCGGGCTCGGCGACGTCGGCCTGCTCATCGCCGGGCACCTGGTACGGGCGGGCGCCGATCGCCTCGTCCTGACCGGCCGCGGCGGTCTCCCCGACGACGAGGACGATCCCCGCCACCGCGCGGTTCAGCGGCTGCGCGCGTCCGGGGCCGAGGTCCTGACCCCGCGCGTGGACGTGACCGACCCCGCCGCCATGCGCGACGCCCTCGCCGGCGCCCTGGACGGCGGAGGGCGGATCGGCGGGGTCGTGCACGCGGCCGCCGAGACCTCGCCCGCCACCTTCCTCCCCCTCCGCGACCTCGACGGGCCCGCCGTGGCGCGGCACTTCGCCGCCAAGGTGACCGGGGCGCTCGTCCTGGAGCGGGTGCTGGCCGAGCTGGGCGAGACGCCCGAGTTCTGCGTGCTGTTCTCCTCCACCTCCGCCCTGCTCGGCGGCATCACGTTCGGCAGCTACGCCGCCGCCAACGCCGCGCTCACCGCGCTCGCCCACCGCAACCCCGGCTGGGTGGCGGCGAGCTGGGACACCTGGCAGGTCACCCTGGACCGCCTCGACGGCGGCCTCGGCGCGGCGATGGCCGCGCACGCCATGACCGCCGGGGACGCCCTGGCGGCCTTCGACCGGCTGCTGCCGGCCGCCCGCCCCGACGTGGTCGTGGCCGCCGGCGGGCTGGCGGACCGGCTGCCGGGCCGGACGGCGCCCGTCGCGCAGGGGCCCCGCGACCGGTTTCCCCGCCCCGAGCTGCCCCAGCCGTACGCGCCGCCGCTCACCCAGGCCGAGCGTGACCTCGCCGGGCTGTGGTCGGAGGTGCTCGGCGTCGAGCCGGTCGGCACCCGGGACAACTTCTTCGACCTGGGCGGCAACTCCCTGGTGGCGTTGCAGATGCTGGCGCTGGTGAAGCAGCGCTTCGGGGTGGCGGTGCCGACCGTGGTGCTGTTCGAGGCCCCGACCGTGCACACGCTGGCCGCCGTCATCGGCGAGCGCGCCGCCGCCCCGAGGCCGGAGCCCGCCCCGAGGGCCGTGGACACCCCCCGGCCCCCCGCGGACGCGGGGCCCGGCGAGGACGACCGGCGGATCGCCGTCGTCGGCATGGCCGGGCGGTTCCCCGGCGCGCCCGACGTCCAGACGTTCTGGCGGAACCTGCGCGACGGCGCCGAGTCCATCAGCTTCTTCTCCGAGGAGGAGCTGCTGGCCGCGGGCGTGGCCGCCGAGCAGCTCCGCGACCCGGCCTACGTCCCCGCCCGCCCGGTGCTGGACGACGTGGCGGGCTTCGACGCCGCCTTCTTCGGCATGAGCCCCCGCATGGCCGCGATCACCGACCCGCAGCAGCGGGCCTTCCTCGAGGTGTGCTGGGAGGCGCTGGAGCAGGCCGGGTACGCGGCCCCGGAGCACCGCGGCCGGGTCGGCGTGTTCGGCGGCTCGAACATCAGCACCTACCTGCTCCGCCAGACGGCCCGGCTGCTCGGCGGCGGGCATCAGGAGTTCAGCGACTTCGAGGTCATCATGGGCAACGACAAGGACGCCCTGCCCACGACCGTGTCGTACCTGTTCGACCTGCACGGCCCGAGCGTCGCCGTGCAGACGTTCTGCTCGACCTCGCTGGTCGCCGCGCACCTGGCCGTGCAGAGCCTGCGCAACGGCGAGTGCGAGCTGGCCCTGGCCGGCGGCGTGTCCATCCGGGTGCCCGACCGGGTGGGCCACCTGTACGGGCCCGGCGGCCAGGAGTCGCCGGACGGCCACGTACGGACGTTCGACGCCGCGGCGAAGGGCAGCATGTTCGGCGACGGCGCGGCCGTGGTGCTGCTCAAGCGGCTGCCGGACGCGGTGCGCGACGGCGACCACATCTGGGCGGTGATCCGCGGCTCGGCCATGAACAACGACGGCGCGCTCAAGGTCGGCTACACCGCCCCCAGCGTCGTCGGCCAGGCGCGGGTGATCGCCGACGCGATGGCGGACGCGGGCGTCACCGGGGACGACATCAGCTACGTCGAGGCGCACGGCACCGCGACCGAGCTGGGCGACCCCATCGAGGTGGCGGCCCTGACCCGCGCCTTCGGCCCCACGAGCGCCAAGGGGTACTGCCCGATCGGCTCGGTCAAGACGAACGTCGGCCACCTCGACCGGGCGGCGGGCGCCAGCGGCCTGATCAAGACGTCGCTCGCGCTGCGCGAGGGCGTCATCCCGGCCAGCCTCCACTTCACCGCGCCCAACCCGGAGATCGACTTCGACGACAGCCCGTTCTACGTCAACACCGAGCTGTCGCCGTGGCGCACCCGCGGCACGCGGCCCAGGATCGCCGGGCTGAACTCGCTCGGCATGGGCGGCACGAACGTCCACATGGTGGTCGAGCAGCCGCCCGAGCGGGCGGCCGGAGGAGCGGAGGGGCGCCGTTTCCACGTCCTGCCGGTCTCCGCGCGTACGGCCGCCGCCGCCGGCCAGGCGTGCGACCGGCTCGCCCGGCATCTGGCGGACGCGCCGGACGTCCGGCTGGCCGACGTGGCGTACACGCTGCAGGTGGGGCGCAAGACCTTCGAGCACCGGCGCGCCGTCGTCGCGGGCGGCGCCGCCGCGGCGGCCACGGCGCTGGGCGGGGAGGCCGGGCCGATGGGGCGGGTGGACACCGTCCAGGGCCGCCCGGTCGCCTTCCTGCTCGCCGGCGTCGGCGAGCAGTACCCCGGCCTGGCCGCGGACCTGCACCGGCACGAGCCCGCCTTCCGCGCCGCGCTCGACGAATGCCTCGACCTGCTCGGCGAGTCCGTCCCCGGTCTCGCCGCCCTGCTGCTGGGCGAGCGCGGCGAGGCCGGCGCGTCCGTGGCCGCCGCGCTCGAACGCACCGAGGTCGTCCAGCCCGCCCTGTTCGCCGTCGAGTACGCCCTGGCCCGCACCCTCGTCTCCTGGGGGCTGCGCCCGAGCCTCATGCTCGGCTACAGCCTCGGCGAGTACGTCGCCGCCACCCTGGCCGGCGTCCTGTCGCTGAAGGACGCCCTGTCCCTGGTCACCCACCGGGCGCGGCTCATCGCCGGGCTGCCCGCGGGCGCCATGCTGGCCGTGTCGCTGCCCGCCGACGCGCTGCGCCGCCGCTTCCAGCTCGACGGGCGCGGCCTGGACGTGGCCGCCGCCAACGGCCCTCAGGTCACCGTCGTGGCCGGCCCGCCGGACGCCGTCGCCCGGCTGGCGGACGACCTGGGCGCGGCCGGCGTCCCGTGCCGCCCGCTGGAGACCACCCACGCCTTCCACTCCCGCATGCTGGAGCCCCTGACCGGCGAGCTGACCCGGTGGGTGGAGGCCAACGTGCGGCTCAACGCGCCCGCGTTGCCGTACGTGTCGAACGTGACCGGCGGCGTCGCCGACGCCGCCCTCGTCCGCGACCCCGGCTACTGGGCCCGCCACATGTGCGGCACGGTCCGCTTCGCCGACGGCGTGGAGCGCCTGCTCGCCGATCCCGAGCTGGCCGTCGTCGAGATCGGCCCCGGGCAGTCGCTCGGCGCGCTCGTGCGCGGCGCCGGCTGCCCGCCGGAGCGGTGGCCGCTCATCGCCGCCACGCTGCCCGCCGCGGCCGACGCCCGCCCCGCCGACCAGGTGCTGGCCGACTGCCTGGCCCGGCTGTGGCTGTGCGGCGTCACCGTCGACTGGGACACCTACCACGGCAGGACCGGCGAGCCCGGCCAGGACGCGGGCGCGCTGCCGGGCCGGGTCCCGCTGCCGACGTACCCGTTCCAGCGGCAGCGCCACTGGATCGAGCCGCCCAAGGCCGCGCGGACGGTGGAGGCCGAGCCGGACGACCTGTTCGAGGCGATCACCAGCCTGCCCAAGCTGCCCGAGGAGGACTGGCTCCACCTGCCGGTGTGGCGGCAGAGCGCCCCGCCCGCGCCCGCCCCGGACGGCGAGGGCCCGTGGCTGGTCCTCACCCGCGACGGCCTCGCCGACGCCGCCGCCGAACGGCTCCTCGCCACCGGCGCGGACGCCGTCCTGGTCCGGCCCGGCGACGCCTACCGGGCCACTCCCGAGGGCGGCACCGTCCGCCCCGGCCACGCCGCCGACCTGCGCGCCCTGCTGCGCGACCTGCGCGCCGCCGGCCGCGCCCCCTCGCGGGTGCTGCACCTGTGGACGCTGGAGCCGGGCCCTGACACGGTCGCGTACGGCCTGCACACGCTCGTCGCGCTGGCCAGGGCGGCGGGGGAGTCCGGCATCACCGAGTGGTCGCTCGACGTGGCCGTCTCCGGCACCCAGGAGGTCACCGGCGGGGACGCCGTCCACCCCGAGGCCGCCACGCTGACCGGCCCCTGCCTGGTCATCCCGCTGGAGTACCCCAAGGTCGCCACCCGCCTGATCGACCTGCCCGCCGGCCCAGGCCCGCGCGACCTCGACGCGCTGGCCGCCGAGCTGGCCCGGCCGCGCGCCGACCGCGTCGTGGCGCTGCGCCGGGGCCGCCGCTGGCTGCCCGGCTACGAGCGGCTGCCCGTCCAGGAGCCGGCCGGCGCGGAGCCGTTCAGGGACGAGGGCGTCTACCTGATCACCGGCGGGCTCGGCGGCATCGCGCTCGGCCTGGCCGCCTGCCTGGCCCGTGACCACCGCGCCCGGCTGGTCCTGCTCGCCCGGCACGGCCTGCCGCCCCGCGACCGGTGGCCCGCCCTCCTGGCCGGGACGGGGGAAGCGGAGAGCGACCCGGTCCGGCGGCGCGTCGCCCAGGTCGCCGAGCTGATCGAGCTCGGCGCCGAGGTCGAGATCGTCACCGGCGACGCGGCCGACCCCGGCGACGTCCGCCGCGCCGTCGAGACGGCCCTGACCCGCTTCGGTGCGCTGCACGGCGTCCTGCACGCCGCCGGCGTCCCCGGCATGGGGCTCATGCAGTTCAAACGCCCCGAGGAGCTGGACCAGGTCCTCGCCCCGAAGGTCGCCGGCACGCTGGCCCTCGCCGAGGCGCTGCGCGTCGGCGAGCCCGGCGAGATCGAGCTGGACTTCCTCGTGCTGTTCTCCTCGATCACCTCGGCCACCGGCGGCGGCCCCGGCCAGGTCGACTACTGCGCCGCCAACGCCTTCCTCGACGCCTACGCGGCCAAGCTCGCCGCCACCGGCCGCCGCGTCGTCGCCGTCGACTGGGGCGAGTGGACGTGGAACGCCTGGGAGGCCGGCCTGGACGGCTACGACGAGGCGCTGCGCGCGTTCTTCAAGGACAACAGGGCGAGGATCGGCATCGGCTTCCCCGACGGCTGGCGCGCCCTGCGCCGCGCCCTCGCCACCGGCGAGCCGCGCGTCGTGGTCTCCACCCAGGACTTCGCCACCCTCGTACGCGGCAGCTCCATGTTCACGCTGGAGGCCGTCACCGCCCCCGCCGCCGCCGGCGCGAGCGGCACGCCGCACCCGAGGCCCGAGCTGCTCACCGCCTACCAGGAGCCGTCCGGGCCCGCCGAGGAGGCCGTCGCGGCGATCTGGCGCGAGTCGCTGCGGCTCGACCGGGTCGGCGCCGCCGACAACTTCTTCGAGCTCGGCGGCAACTCCCTGCTCGGCGTGACCATCGTGGCCGCGGTGCGCGCCGCGTTCGAGCTGGACGAGCTGCCCCCGCACATCCTCTACGAGGCCCCGACCGTGACCGCGCTCAGCCGCACCGTCGAGGCGCTGCGGGCCGGGACGGCGCCCGCCTTCGCGGACGCCGACGGCGGCAGCCAGGTACGCGCCCAGCTCCGCCGCTCCGGCCTCGAAGCCTCCGCCGCCCGCCGCCGCGGCCGGCAGCCCCAGGAATCCACCCCATGA